In Streptomyces sp. TLI_146, the genomic stretch TCCCGCAGCGGGAGATCGAGATGGTCGGCGAGAAGATGGAGGAGCAGTGGGCGAAGCTCATGCCGCTCACCTACGCCGCCTTCAACGCCAACGGGCGCGTCGCCCCGTAAGTGGCCCGAATCCGCCCGTACGGGCACAGATGTGCGGATAGTGCGCGCAAAGTGTCCGTATTGCGGCGTTTCATGAAGTTCATCTAGGCTGATCAAACGGACCCGGCACTGCTTGAACCCCCGAGCAGGCAGTGCCGGGCTCCCTCCGTCACGTCCCCCGAGGGGACACCGGGCGCTGAGCAGCGAGTAGCGTGTTACCCATGGCTCCGATCTCCACTCCGCAGACCCCCTTCGGGCGGGTCCTCACCGCCATGGTCACGCCCTTCACGGCGGACGGCGCACTCGACCTCGACGGCGCGCAGCGGCTCGCCGTCCACCTGGTCGACGCAGGCAACGACGGACTGATCGTCAACGGCACCACCGGCGAGTCCCCGACCACCAGCGACGCGGAGAAAGACCAGCTCGTACGGGCCGTACTGGAAGCGGTCGGAGACCGGGCCCACGTCGTCGCCGGCATCGGCACGAATGACACGCGTCACACCCTGGAGCTGGCCCGCACGGCCGAGCGCTCCGGCGCACACGGCCTGCTCGCCGTCACGCCGTACTACAACAAGCCCCCCCAGGAGGGCCTGTACCGGCACTTCTCGGCCATCGCCGACGCCACCGAGCTCCCGGTGATGCTCTACGACATCCCCGGCCGCAGCGGTGTCCCGATCGACACCGAAACCCTGGTGCGCCTCGCCGAGCACCCGCGTATCGTCGCCAACAAGGACGCCAAGGGCGACCTCGGCCGTGCCAGCTGGGCCATCGCCCGCTCCGGCCTCGCCTGGTACTCCGGCGACGACATGCTCAACCTGCCGCTGCTCTCGGTCGGCGCGGTCGGCTTCGTCTCGGTCGTCGGCCATGTGGTCACCCCCGAGCTGCGCGCGCTCCTCGACGCGTACCTCTCGGGCAACGTCCAGAAGGCCACCGAGATCCACCAGCGGCTGCTCCCCGTGTACACGGGCATGTTCCGTACCCAGGGAGTGATCACCACCAAGGCCGCGCTGGCCCTCCAGGGGCTGCCCGGCGGACCGCTGCGGCTGCCGATGGTCGACCTGACGGCGGAGGAGACCGCCCAGCTCAAGATCGATCTTGCGGCCGGCGGGGTAGAGCTGTAGCTCCTGCGGGGTACAGCTGACACCACAGACTTCACAACTGAATACGAAGAACGAAACAGACAACAGCAAGTGCACGAATGTCATGCGCGCCACGTGCCTTAGAGGTACGTGGCGTGTGTGGTGAGGAGAGTCTTTTGAGTCATCCGCATCCCGAACTCGGCACCCCGCCGAAGCTTCCCAAGAACGGCCTGCGTGTCACCCCGCTCGGCGGTCTCGGCGAAATCGGCCGGAACATGACGGTCTTCGAGTACGGCGGCCGCCTGCTCATCGTCGACTGCGGCGTGCTCTTCCCCGAGGAGGAGCAGCCCGGCGTCGACCTGATCCTGCCGGACTTCAGCAGCATCAGGGACCGCCTCGACGACATCGAGGGCATCGTGCTCACGCACGGCCACGAGGACCACATCGGCGGCGTCCCGTACCTGCTCCGCGAGAAGCCGGACATCCCGCTGATCGGCTCCAAGCTGACCCTCGCGCTGATCGAGGCGAAGCTCCAGGAGCACCGCATCCGCCCGTACACGC encodes the following:
- the dapA gene encoding 4-hydroxy-tetrahydrodipicolinate synthase, with protein sequence MAPISTPQTPFGRVLTAMVTPFTADGALDLDGAQRLAVHLVDAGNDGLIVNGTTGESPTTSDAEKDQLVRAVLEAVGDRAHVVAGIGTNDTRHTLELARTAERSGAHGLLAVTPYYNKPPQEGLYRHFSAIADATELPVMLYDIPGRSGVPIDTETLVRLAEHPRIVANKDAKGDLGRASWAIARSGLAWYSGDDMLNLPLLSVGAVGFVSVVGHVVTPELRALLDAYLSGNVQKATEIHQRLLPVYTGMFRTQGVITTKAALALQGLPGGPLRLPMVDLTAEETAQLKIDLAAGGVEL